A genomic stretch from Vicinamibacteria bacterium includes:
- a CDS encoding histidinol-phosphatase: protein MSRSPMRFVSIVVMAFGSVIACAPEAPAPEETSPSRWLKGNLHTHSFWSDGDDYPEPILEGYKERGYDFVALSEHNILAEGERWIDVESHGGVELLERYRHQFGDEWVETREEDGTLVVRLKTLAEYRTLFEEEERFLVLEGEEITDGFEAKPVHVNATNLRELITPQGGGSVAEVMQNNVDAVLEQRKRTGRLMFPHINHPNFGWAVKVEDLIALEGEKFFEVYNGHPLVHNEGDDLRPSTERMWDILLAERLSQGREVLYGVAVDDSHNYHELDSEHSNPFRGWVMARAASLTPGAIIEAMERGDFYGSSGVQLDDVRVGNTEISIAIRGEEGVAYTTRFIGTRRGYDRSTEAVRGDDASVLYRYSDDIGEILDEVLGNRPSYTFKGDEIYVRAKIVSSKLKENPYREGEHESAWVQPVVLHRE from the coding sequence ATGTCGAGGTCTCCTATGCGTTTCGTCTCGATCGTCGTGATGGCATTCGGCTCGGTCATCGCCTGTGCGCCCGAAGCCCCCGCTCCGGAGGAAACGTCGCCTTCGCGCTGGCTCAAGGGGAACCTCCATACCCACTCTTTTTGGAGTGACGGCGACGACTATCCGGAGCCCATCCTCGAAGGCTACAAGGAGCGGGGCTACGACTTCGTCGCTCTGTCGGAGCACAACATCCTCGCCGAGGGTGAACGCTGGATCGACGTGGAGAGTCACGGCGGTGTCGAGCTGCTCGAGAGATATCGTCACCAGTTCGGCGACGAGTGGGTCGAGACCAGAGAAGAGGACGGGACGCTCGTCGTACGACTCAAGACGCTCGCGGAGTACCGCACTCTATTCGAGGAGGAAGAGCGATTCCTCGTCCTCGAGGGTGAAGAGATCACCGACGGCTTCGAGGCGAAACCCGTGCACGTCAACGCCACGAACCTGCGGGAGCTCATCACGCCCCAGGGCGGTGGCAGCGTGGCCGAGGTCATGCAGAACAACGTAGACGCCGTGCTCGAACAGCGGAAGCGTACCGGCCGGCTCATGTTCCCTCATATCAACCATCCCAACTTTGGCTGGGCCGTCAAGGTCGAGGATTTGATCGCGCTCGAGGGAGAGAAGTTCTTCGAGGTCTATAACGGCCATCCTCTGGTCCACAACGAGGGCGATGACCTCCGGCCGAGCACCGAGCGCATGTGGGACATTCTGCTCGCGGAGCGTCTTTCGCAGGGAAGGGAGGTCCTGTACGGCGTCGCCGTCGACGATTCCCACAATTACCACGAGCTCGACTCGGAGCATTCGAATCCGTTTCGCGGCTGGGTGATGGCGCGCGCGGCGAGCTTGACCCCCGGGGCCATCATCGAGGCGATGGAACGCGGTGACTTCTATGGGTCCTCGGGTGTCCAGCTCGACGACGTGCGGGTGGGCAACACGGAGATCTCTATCGCCATTCGTGGTGAGGAGGGTGTCGCCTACACGACTCGGTTCATCGGGACGCGGCGAGGTTATGACCGCTCGACCGAAGCGGTTCGAGGAGACGACGCTTCGGTGCTATATCGCTACAGCGACGACATCGGGGAAATCTTGGACGAAGTCCTGGGGAATCGACCCTCCTACACATTCAAGGGCGACGAAATCTACGTCCGCGCCAAGATCGTCTCGTCGAAGCTCAAGGAGAATCCCTATCGAGAAGGCGAGCACGAATCGGCTTGGGTGCAACCGGTGGTGTTACACCGCGAGTAG
- a CDS encoding leucyl aminopeptidase family protein yields MSSRYLIDPVGPAIPIQPIEKKELPSWRARAGAIAQRWIEATSFDAAPGKSLLVPGRNGEIEIALLGVSEPSPWDWAGLPLELPRGTYRIERPHSPKEADAAALGWALGTYRFDRMRSKKEATPSSLEWPEASNRPRVTAMAEATALVRDLINRPASDLGPGELAEAAEQLASDNEASFHLIVGDELLEKNYPAVHAVGRAAAPNRAPRLIDISWGSASHPKVTLVGKGVCFDSGGLDLKPATNMKLMKKDMGGAAHVLGVAAMVMKAKLPVRLRVLIPAVENAVSGSAMRPLDVVPTRKGLTIEIGNTDAEGRVILADALAEASGESPALLIDFATLTGAARIALGAELPALFSNDDELASALLACAASESDPLWRMPLFEPYRKLIDSKVADITNAPEAPLGGAITAALFLREFVGDGIPWAHIDLMAWNQSSRPGRPEGGEAMGLRAVYALLEERFMK; encoded by the coding sequence ATGAGCTCCCGTTACCTCATCGATCCAGTTGGCCCAGCGATTCCGATCCAGCCGATCGAAAAAAAGGAACTGCCGTCCTGGCGGGCGCGGGCGGGTGCGATCGCTCAGCGCTGGATCGAGGCGACATCGTTCGATGCGGCGCCAGGCAAGAGCTTGCTCGTCCCCGGGAGGAACGGCGAGATCGAGATCGCGCTTCTTGGCGTGAGCGAGCCGAGTCCCTGGGACTGGGCGGGACTTCCCCTCGAGCTTCCTCGGGGAACGTATCGCATCGAAAGACCGCACTCGCCCAAGGAAGCCGACGCCGCGGCGCTCGGTTGGGCCCTCGGCACCTATCGCTTCGACCGAATGCGGTCGAAAAAAGAGGCAACGCCCTCTTCTCTCGAGTGGCCGGAAGCCAGCAATCGGCCGCGTGTCACTGCCATGGCGGAGGCGACGGCGCTCGTGCGCGATCTCATCAACCGGCCGGCGTCCGACCTCGGGCCCGGGGAGCTCGCCGAAGCCGCCGAGCAGCTCGCAAGCGACAACGAGGCTTCCTTTCACCTTATCGTCGGAGACGAACTTCTCGAAAAGAACTATCCCGCAGTCCATGCCGTCGGCCGGGCCGCGGCCCCGAACCGCGCGCCTCGTCTCATCGATATCAGTTGGGGCAGCGCCTCGCATCCCAAGGTGACCCTCGTCGGCAAGGGGGTGTGCTTCGACAGCGGGGGCCTCGACTTGAAACCCGCGACCAACATGAAGCTCATGAAGAAAGACATGGGCGGGGCCGCCCACGTTCTCGGCGTCGCCGCGATGGTCATGAAAGCGAAGCTTCCCGTGCGGCTCCGAGTACTGATTCCCGCCGTCGAGAACGCGGTATCCGGCTCGGCCATGAGGCCGCTCGACGTCGTTCCCACGCGCAAAGGCCTCACGATCGAGATCGGTAACACCGACGCCGAAGGACGGGTCATCCTCGCCGACGCCCTCGCCGAAGCTTCCGGCGAGTCACCGGCGCTACTCATCGACTTCGCCACTCTCACCGGAGCCGCGCGCATCGCCCTGGGGGCCGAGCTTCCCGCACTCTTCTCCAACGACGACGAGTTGGCTTCCGCTCTTCTCGCCTGCGCCGCCAGCGAGTCTGACCCGCTCTGGCGGATGCCTCTTTTCGAGCCCTATCGCAAGCTCATCGACAGCAAGGTCGCGGATATCACGAACGCACCCGAGGCGCCTCTGGGAGGCGCGATTACCGCCGCCCTCTTCCTGCGGGAGTTCGTCGGCGACGGGATCCCCTGGGCCCACATCGACCTCATGGCGTGGAACCAGTCTTCGCGGCCGGGACGGCCCGAAGGCGGAGAAGCCATGGGTTTGCGCGCCGTCTACGCCCTGCTCGAAGAGCGATTCATGAAGTAA